The Methylomonas rhizoryzae genome includes the window GGCCCGGCTTGTTGAACAGCGGCGCGTCTTCAGGGATGGAGGTAACCGCGGCATTGCCGAATCGGTTGATGTGCTCGGGTTTGGACATGGCGAGTTCTCGAATAAGTTAAAACGGGCCGACGAAACTGCGGTCGGGCTGATCCTTGGCCAAATCGGATTGCAATTGCCGGTGCAGCGTATCCATTAGCGGCCGTTGCGCCAATAATTCCAGCGCCGCTTCGGCGATCCGCTCCGCGCCGGGGTAGTAATGGTTGGCCTGAAAATGCGTGGTCGGCACCGGATGGTTCGGATAAGCGACCAGGCAAGGCGCTTGTTTTAAGGTGTTTGGCTGGCGCTGATACAAGCGCGAGATCAACACATGCCCCAGCGAGGCCATTTCCGGCGCGCAATCGGCCACCAACAACAAACCGGTTTTGGCCGCCGACCCGGCCACGCTGTCGACATCCAGCGGGGTCAGGCAGCGCATGTCGATCACTTCGGCTTCGATACCGTGCTCGGCCAACACGGTCGCCGCTTTCAGCGCTTCGATGCTCATATGCGAGAACGCGGCAATGCTGATGTCGCGGCCTGCGCGCAGTACCGCCGCGCCGCGCAAGCCGGCCGCGGGCCGCTGTTTATCGACTTCGCCGATCACGTGATGCAACCAGCGGTGCTCGACGAACAACACCGGGCCGTCGTCGGCAATCGCGTCCAGCAGGAAATGGTAGGCATCGCCGGCCGTGGTCGGCATCACCACTTTCAAACCCGGCACCTGGGCGAACATCGCTT containing:
- a CDS encoding alpha-ketoacid dehydrogenase subunit beta, which produces MSETLMLSYGAAIREALDDGLNRYPDMLLIGEGVPDPKTIFATTQGLREKYGAERVLDMPLAENGMTGICIGAALAGMRPVLVHQRIDFALLAMDQLVNNAAKWHYMFDGKQSVPLVVRVIIGRGWGQGPQHSQSLQAMFAQVPGLKVVMPTTAGDAYHFLLDAIADDGPVLFVEHRWLHHVIGEVDKQRPAAGLRGAAVLRAGRDISIAAFSHMSIEALKAATVLAEHGIEAEVIDMRCLTPLDVDSVAGSAAKTGLLLVADCAPEMASLGHVLISRLYQRQPNTLKQAPCLVAYPNHPVPTTHFQANHYYPGAERIAEAALELLAQRPLMDTLHRQLQSDLAKDQPDRSFVGPF